One stretch of Legionella birminghamensis DNA includes these proteins:
- a CDS encoding AsmA family protein produces MNFLKKLTLSLLGLTTALLISLWLLGKAMSTDNIRTYVSSQLSVMTHKKTVIKGDIGWQLLPQPGIKISKLEIGDGTQPDFNAKLDNLILNLRITPLLRGALVFSEFKVDGFSADIYSQPSLTTLPKPSKSTDSVSAPVLENHFAINRFLLSKGLVRIHNQDNVLTFSNIQIGTEELNFQDLSIPIQFKSAMSLINSGNSKTKAQIQFRGKTRFSPLFLSDPLSNWQSLAIDGQLQLQDILMGKLAINRIQGGASLKRKRFNISPLTISLYKGESVGDLDYNFENRQLKLNQTAAGLDSQKLLDDLLGKQLIRGKLDFSLHAEGDFRDVKYTQAEGSIMIKDGRIDTVNLNQVIDEVSKKVDQLFSMPADDLKKMLDFREFADLARNKGHTRFKLLSMQYKLSDNDLHTNSVVLQTDKLQLKGNGKLNLSDYSLSAELLTTVLAGNGKLEEVQQMLGGNFPLLVHGTLTQPQVIPDLKKINAKLGKFWLINSVAQPVKKLKAQFISIFKH; encoded by the coding sequence ATGAATTTCCTTAAGAAGCTAACGCTTAGTCTTCTCGGGCTTACCACAGCCCTGCTTATATCCCTCTGGCTGCTTGGCAAGGCAATGAGCACCGATAATATCCGCACATACGTAAGCAGCCAGTTATCGGTTATGACCCATAAGAAGACAGTGATTAAAGGCGATATCGGCTGGCAATTACTCCCTCAGCCCGGTATCAAAATTTCAAAGCTGGAAATTGGTGACGGCACTCAGCCTGATTTTAATGCAAAGCTGGACAACCTCATACTCAACCTGAGAATAACTCCTTTATTAAGAGGTGCATTAGTATTCAGTGAATTTAAAGTAGATGGGTTCAGCGCCGATATCTATTCCCAGCCCTCATTAACCACCCTGCCCAAACCTTCAAAATCAACGGATAGCGTCTCTGCCCCAGTCCTGGAGAATCATTTTGCCATTAATCGCTTCCTGCTTAGCAAGGGATTGGTTAGGATCCATAATCAGGACAACGTACTGACTTTTTCCAATATCCAAATCGGTACTGAAGAACTAAATTTCCAGGACTTAAGCATTCCAATCCAGTTTAAATCAGCGATGAGCCTCATTAATTCAGGTAACAGCAAAACCAAGGCTCAAATACAATTCAGAGGAAAGACCCGGTTTTCTCCGCTTTTTTTAAGTGATCCACTGAGCAACTGGCAATCGCTCGCTATTGACGGGCAATTGCAGTTGCAAGATATTCTGATGGGCAAGCTTGCTATCAACCGCATTCAGGGCGGTGCGTCTCTGAAACGAAAACGCTTTAACATCAGCCCCTTAACCATTAGCCTTTATAAAGGAGAATCGGTTGGCGATCTGGATTATAATTTTGAAAACCGCCAATTGAAGTTAAACCAAACCGCCGCTGGACTTGACTCGCAAAAACTACTCGATGATTTACTCGGCAAGCAATTAATCAGAGGCAAACTCGATTTTTCCTTGCATGCAGAGGGTGATTTCAGGGATGTAAAGTATACACAGGCTGAAGGCAGCATTATGATAAAGGACGGCAGGATTGATACGGTCAATTTGAATCAGGTTATTGATGAAGTGAGTAAAAAAGTTGACCAGTTATTTTCTATGCCGGCAGACGATTTGAAAAAGATGCTTGATTTCAGGGAATTTGCAGATCTAGCCCGAAACAAGGGGCATACCCGCTTTAAACTGCTTTCGATGCAATACAAGCTTAGTGACAATGATCTGCATACTAATTCAGTCGTTTTGCAGACTGATAAACTTCAATTAAAAGGCAATGGGAAATTAAACCTCTCAGACTACTCCTTATCAGCCGAGCTTTTGACAACTGTTTTGGCAGGCAATGGCAAACTTGAGGAGGTTCAGCAAATGCTTGGGGGGAACTTCCCTTTACTGGTACATGGAACATTGACACAACCTCAGGTCATACCAGATCTGAAAAAGATCAATGCAAAACTTGGCAAATTCTGGCTTATTAATTCTGTTGCCCAACC
- a CDS encoding S1C family serine protease, whose translation MKVKVLLAAAVLGLSISQVNAANIDELLPNEKNTVEIFQKFSPKVVYVHRLTTVVNHSFERSNVPAGAGSGIIWDNQGHIVTNFHVVNGADGLRVSLGKMTVPARVVGVEPRKDIAVLKITSPQALEYLKSFESFQLAHSNDLLVGQKVMAIGNPFGLDHSLTVGVISALGRQVPGAGGVNIRNMIQTDASINPGNSGGPLLDSKGRLLGMNTAIYSNSGSSAGIGFAVPADDIERIVPQLIKNGRVMLSGIGIQRVEPNVASRLGITNGILIGDILPRTPADTVGLKATYRDHLGRVVLGDVIVALNGHPVKDYDALYQLLIDIKVGEPITLTVNRHGKNLNFKMKTIDIAAY comes from the coding sequence ATGAAAGTTAAAGTATTACTCGCAGCAGCTGTGCTTGGTTTGAGTATTTCTCAGGTGAACGCAGCTAATATTGATGAGTTGTTGCCCAATGAAAAAAATACAGTGGAAATTTTTCAGAAATTTTCGCCCAAAGTTGTTTACGTACATCGCTTAACCACGGTGGTGAACCACTCTTTTGAACGAAGCAACGTGCCTGCTGGCGCCGGCTCAGGAATTATATGGGATAATCAAGGTCATATTGTCACTAACTTTCATGTTGTCAATGGCGCTGATGGATTAAGGGTCAGCCTCGGGAAAATGACTGTTCCAGCCAGAGTAGTGGGAGTGGAGCCCCGCAAAGATATTGCCGTGTTGAAAATTACCTCTCCTCAAGCCCTCGAATATTTGAAAAGTTTTGAATCGTTTCAGTTAGCACATAGCAATGACTTGTTAGTCGGACAAAAAGTCATGGCTATTGGCAACCCTTTTGGCCTGGACCACAGCCTTACTGTCGGTGTTATTTCCGCATTGGGCCGGCAAGTCCCTGGTGCCGGAGGAGTCAATATTCGTAATATGATTCAGACTGACGCCTCCATTAACCCTGGAAACTCAGGTGGGCCATTGCTGGACAGTAAGGGACGTTTGCTAGGGATGAATACCGCGATTTATTCCAACTCAGGTTCTTCTGCTGGGATTGGTTTTGCAGTTCCTGCTGATGATATTGAGCGTATAGTCCCCCAGCTGATTAAAAATGGCAGGGTAATGCTTTCCGGTATCGGTATTCAGCGCGTAGAACCCAATGTGGCTTCCCGCTTGGGTATCACTAACGGTATTTTGATTGGCGATATATTACCGCGCACGCCCGCAGATACAGTCGGCTTGAAGGCTACTTATCGTGATCATCTGGGACGTGTTGTCCTTGGGGATGTGATTGTGGCATTAAACGGTCATCCTGTTAAAGACTATGATGCTTTATATCAGTTATTGATCGATATCAAAGTAGGCGAGCCGATTACCCTGACAGTGAATCGCCATGGTAAAAATCTTAATTTCAAGATGAAAACAATTGATATTGCTGCTTACTAA
- the pyrE gene encoding orotate phosphoribosyltransferase — protein MNTLNRFSKERFIEFALDCGVLKFGSFTLKSGRLSPYFFNAGLFYHGSTLQTLGQFYANRLIEEKADCRQLFGPAYKGLPLATATAIALAERNINATVTFNRKEAKDHGEGGQLIGAPLSGPVVMIDDVITAGTAFRESQALINANGGRLSTVIIALDRCERGKGDVSTLQEIKAQGINVLSIINFHDLVDYLKQKEMTKELETLEAYRQEYGA, from the coding sequence TTGAACACACTAAATAGATTTAGCAAAGAACGGTTCATTGAATTTGCCCTGGATTGCGGTGTATTGAAATTTGGCAGTTTCACTCTAAAATCCGGCAGACTCAGCCCCTACTTCTTTAATGCCGGCCTTTTCTACCATGGCAGCACGCTTCAAACGCTGGGCCAGTTTTATGCCAACAGGCTGATCGAAGAAAAAGCAGATTGCCGCCAGTTATTTGGCCCGGCCTATAAAGGGCTTCCTCTTGCAACAGCAACAGCAATCGCCCTGGCCGAAAGGAATATCAATGCAACGGTCACTTTTAACCGCAAGGAAGCCAAGGATCATGGAGAAGGCGGGCAATTAATCGGCGCCCCGCTTTCTGGGCCGGTGGTAATGATTGACGATGTGATTACCGCAGGCACCGCCTTTCGGGAGTCTCAGGCATTGATTAATGCAAACGGCGGTCGACTTAGCACTGTTATCATTGCGCTGGATCGCTGCGAGCGTGGTAAGGGCGATGTCTCTACGCTTCAGGAAATAAAAGCGCAGGGGATAAATGTGCTTTCCATTATTAATTTCCATGATTTGGTGGATTATTTAAAGCAAAAAGAAATGACTAAAGAGCTTGAAACGCTTGAAGCCTATCGTCAGGAGTACGGTGCTTAA
- a CDS encoding cold-shock protein — translation MSQRESGTVKWFNEKKGFGFIVNQNGDDIFVHYKDIQGAGFKTLHENDAVTFVLDKGPKGLKAQDVVVISE, via the coding sequence ATGTCGCAAAGAGAAAGTGGAACTGTAAAATGGTTCAATGAGAAAAAAGGATTTGGCTTTATTGTTAACCAGAATGGTGACGACATATTTGTCCATTATAAAGATATACAGGGTGCAGGATTCAAAACGCTTCATGAAAATGATGCAGTCACCTTCGTTCTTGATAAAGGACCAAAAGGATTGAAAGCTCAAGACGTGGTAGTCATTTCTGAATAA
- a CDS encoding SDR family oxidoreductase produces MDSEKRVAVITGAASGIGLAVTEKCLAEGMNVVMADISVTSLCDKVEQLTANYDSDVLGVVCDVSRPESLRHLARQTIEKFNRVDWLFNNAGISGHLAPLWELTNEHLRKVMDINLFGIIHGTQAFLPFMFKQTHRSHIINMASLYGLCSGSQMTAYAMSKHAIVALSESLHFDLQRLSKPVDVSVVCPSFANTQLLSNSSPLHNNRFHDMLSELIARSRPAEDVAEHIVKEVKNNVFYILPDREVKEYCEQRTQAILEQTPPHQHSLEKIVSSLSRRAAAVE; encoded by the coding sequence ATGGACTCCGAAAAACGAGTAGCAGTAATCACCGGTGCAGCCAGCGGAATCGGATTAGCGGTAACTGAAAAATGCCTGGCCGAGGGAATGAATGTGGTTATGGCAGATATATCAGTGACTAGTTTATGCGACAAGGTTGAACAACTAACCGCTAACTACGATTCTGATGTACTGGGTGTCGTCTGCGACGTCAGTCGTCCGGAAAGTCTGAGACATCTTGCCAGGCAAACCATCGAGAAGTTCAATCGAGTCGATTGGTTATTCAATAATGCGGGCATCAGCGGGCACTTAGCCCCTTTATGGGAGTTGACCAATGAACATCTCCGTAAAGTAATGGACATCAATCTGTTTGGGATCATACATGGCACCCAGGCGTTTTTGCCATTCATGTTTAAGCAGACTCATCGCTCGCATATTATCAACATGGCAAGTCTTTATGGTTTATGCAGCGGTTCGCAAATGACCGCCTATGCAATGTCAAAGCATGCCATTGTTGCTTTGTCGGAATCATTGCATTTTGATCTGCAACGGCTTTCAAAACCGGTTGATGTGTCTGTTGTCTGCCCTTCATTCGCAAATACCCAGCTGCTTAGTAATTCCTCGCCGCTTCATAATAACAGATTTCATGACATGCTTAGCGAGTTAATCGCCAGAAGCCGGCCAGCAGAGGATGTTGCTGAACATATCGTTAAAGAAGTAAAAAATAATGTGTTTTATATCTTGCCCGATCGAGAAGTCAAAGAATATTGCGAGCAGCGCACTCAGGCGATCCTGGAGCAAACGCCTCCGCATCAGCATAGCCTAGAAAAAATTGTGTCTTCTTTAAGCCGAAGGGCTGCGGCGGTTGAGTAG